A stretch of the Filimonas lacunae genome encodes the following:
- a CDS encoding response regulator: protein MAPTIKILLADDDKEDQLILSDAFEQIGITNVVHFVDNGEHALVQLEKCFEDDVLPRLIILDLNMPRMNGTQTLRLVKQDDRFKHIPIIIYSTSLNNIEKDECIRLGAHSYIIKPLTFSEYVKSAEFFYNLCLE, encoded by the coding sequence ATGGCGCCAACGATTAAGATACTGCTGGCAGATGACGATAAAGAGGATCAACTGATTTTATCTGATGCTTTTGAACAGATTGGTATTACCAATGTGGTGCATTTTGTGGATAACGGCGAACATGCACTGGTGCAACTGGAAAAATGTTTTGAGGACGATGTGCTACCCCGGCTTATTATATTAGACCTGAACATGCCACGCATGAATGGTACCCAAACATTACGGCTGGTAAAACAGGATGACCGCTTTAAGCACATTCCCATTATTATCTATTCCACTTCGCTGAACAACATTGAAAAAGATGAATGCATTCGCCTGGGTGCGCATTCTTACATCATTAAGCCCCTCACCTTTAGTGAGTATGTAAAATCGGCCGAATTTTTTTATAACCTATGCCTGGAATAA
- a CDS encoding M14 family metallopeptidase, whose protein sequence is MRKMILFLGILLTVTGGYAQNIASPEQFLGYPLGTRFTPHYQLVNYFKAVAAAKPDMVKTEQYGETYEHRPLMLAYIALPNQLPNLEEVRLNNLRMAGVLKDKAADTVNMPSVVWLSYNVHGNEPSSSEAAMQTLYALVNPANQQTKQWLQNTVVIIDPCLNPDGRDRYVNWYNSMVGRHYNANPESREHDEPWPGGRSNHYNFDLNRDWAWQTQQETKFRLQKYNTWLPQVHVDFHEQGYNNPYYFAPAAEPFHDAITPWQRDFQVLIGRNNASYFDKEGWLYFTRERFDLFYPSYGDTYPMYNGSIGMTFEQGGHSRGGLAVVKADGDTLTLVDRVAHHYTTGLSTIEVAATQHNKLLKEFKKFFDENAAAKGSTYKTYVLTAKNANQLASIKRVLQANNIKYGVLNNKTFKGFNYFSGKEESFKDEGVHLAISAYQPQGNMVRVLFEPTSVLTDSVTYDITAWSLPYVYNIKGYAVKEKLAIENTIPANDSVYNSVASAYGLLIPYNSMTSAQVLAGLLNRKIKVRFSRLPFTYKGHEYARGTLIVLKSGNKADWNNVTNEVCRKFNLQPEVVETGFVDKGADFGSSDIGFIQAPRVAMLTGEQTSSLGAGEVWSFFDQVLDYPITLLNATDIEYLNLKNVDVLILPDGYYRVLNDKDVNARLKTFVKEGGKLIAMERAVSKLADADWGIKSKNDDDDNDKKDEYASLHKFSSRERDEVTGAIPGAIFKVEMDDTHPLAYGYGNDYYTLKQDPAVYSFLKDGWNVGVLKKDSYVAGFVGSKLKPKLKDGLVFGAQEMGRGSVVYLADDPLFRHFWDGGKLLFTNAVFLVGQ, encoded by the coding sequence ATGAGAAAAATGATCCTTTTTCTGGGCATACTACTTACCGTTACAGGTGGGTATGCCCAGAATATAGCTTCGCCCGAACAGTTTTTGGGCTACCCGTTAGGAACCCGTTTTACACCTCACTATCAGTTGGTGAACTACTTTAAAGCAGTAGCCGCTGCTAAACCGGATATGGTAAAAACGGAACAGTATGGCGAAACATACGAACATCGTCCGCTGATGCTGGCTTATATAGCCTTGCCCAATCAGCTGCCTAACCTGGAAGAAGTACGTTTAAACAACCTGCGTATGGCAGGTGTGTTAAAAGACAAGGCCGCAGATACGGTAAACATGCCATCTGTAGTGTGGCTAAGTTATAATGTGCATGGCAATGAACCTTCCTCTTCCGAAGCGGCTATGCAAACATTATATGCTTTGGTAAATCCTGCCAACCAGCAAACCAAACAGTGGTTACAAAATACCGTGGTAATTATAGACCCTTGCTTAAATCCTGATGGGCGCGACCGCTATGTAAACTGGTACAACAGCATGGTGGGCAGGCATTATAATGCCAACCCCGAATCGCGCGAGCATGACGAGCCCTGGCCGGGTGGCAGAAGTAACCACTATAATTTTGATTTAAACAGGGATTGGGCCTGGCAAACACAGCAGGAAACTAAATTCCGTTTACAGAAATACAATACCTGGTTGCCACAGGTGCATGTTGATTTTCACGAGCAGGGATATAACAACCCTTATTATTTTGCACCGGCAGCAGAACCTTTTCATGATGCTATTACACCCTGGCAGCGCGATTTCCAGGTGTTAATTGGTCGTAACAATGCCAGCTATTTTGACAAGGAAGGCTGGTTGTATTTTACCCGCGAACGGTTTGATCTGTTTTATCCTTCTTATGGCGATACCTATCCTATGTACAACGGATCTATAGGTATGACCTTTGAACAGGGCGGGCACAGCAGGGGAGGACTCGCCGTGGTGAAGGCCGATGGAGATACCCTTACACTGGTTGACAGGGTGGCCCATCATTACACCACTGGTCTTTCTACCATTGAAGTGGCCGCCACACAGCACAATAAACTGTTGAAAGAGTTTAAGAAATTCTTCGACGAAAATGCGGCAGCCAAAGGCAGTACGTATAAAACTTATGTGCTTACTGCTAAAAATGCCAACCAGCTGGCAAGCATTAAACGGGTGTTGCAGGCTAATAACATTAAGTATGGTGTGCTAAACAACAAAACGTTTAAGGGCTTTAACTATTTCAGCGGTAAAGAGGAAAGCTTTAAAGACGAAGGTGTTCATCTGGCTATATCTGCTTACCAGCCACAGGGAAATATGGTGCGTGTGTTGTTTGAACCTACCAGTGTATTAACCGACTCTGTTACCTACGATATCACAGCCTGGTCGTTGCCCTACGTATACAACATAAAAGGTTATGCTGTTAAAGAAAAGCTGGCGATAGAAAATACCATTCCCGCCAACGATTCTGTCTATAATTCCGTGGCTTCGGCGTATGGACTGTTAATTCCTTATAATTCTATGACCAGCGCCCAGGTACTGGCAGGATTGTTAAATAGGAAAATTAAAGTGCGCTTTAGCAGACTGCCCTTTACTTATAAGGGGCATGAGTATGCCCGTGGTACTTTAATAGTGCTGAAAAGTGGTAATAAAGCGGACTGGAACAACGTAACCAACGAGGTATGCCGCAAGTTTAATTTACAGCCCGAAGTGGTAGAAACAGGCTTTGTAGATAAGGGAGCCGACTTTGGTTCTTCCGATATCGGTTTTATACAGGCGCCACGTGTGGCTATGTTAACGGGCGAACAAACCTCTTCGCTGGGTGCCGGTGAAGTATGGAGTTTTTTCGACCAGGTACTGGATTATCCTATTACGTTGTTAAACGCAACTGATATTGAATATCTGAATCTGAAAAATGTGGATGTGCTTATTCTTCCCGATGGTTATTACCGCGTGTTAAACGATAAAGACGTAAACGCCAGGCTAAAAACCTTTGTAAAAGAAGGAGGGAAGCTCATTGCTATGGAACGCGCCGTATCTAAACTGGCAGATGCGGACTGGGGTATTAAAAGCAAGAATGACGATGATGACAATGATAAGAAAGATGAATATGCCAGCCTGCACAAATTCAGCAGCCGTGAGAGAGATGAAGTAACAGGCGCTATTCCCGGCGCTATTTTTAAAGTAGAAATGGACGATACTCATCCGTTGGCTTATGGTTATGGAAATGATTATTATACATTAAAGCAAGATCCTGCTGTGTACAGCTTTTTAAAAGACGGCTGGAATGTGGGGGTGCTTAAGAAAGATAGTTATGTAGCCGGCTTTGTGGGTAGTAAACTAAAACCTAAACTAAAAGATGGGTTGGTGTTTGGTGCACAGGAAATGGGACGGGGCTCGGTAGTATACCTCGCCGATGATCCTTTGTTTCGTCATTTCTGGGATGGTGGAAAATTGTTGTTTACCAACGCTGTATTCCTCGTTGGTCAATAA
- a CDS encoding RagB/SusD family nutrient uptake outer membrane protein: MKYVKNIYILFAFTTLTLTYSCSKQLDRTPTETVYSDEALTNSNAVKKALVGAYTDLGSTYFYGGGAFLYPDLLGATTEINWSGTFGGMTQMVNKDLPTNNSYVANTWLAAYKAINSVNNVLANLDKITDADANASVEGQAKFIRGSAYFDLVRIYAKAWNDGNPDENWGVPLVLTPTTLITDSSKVARNTVFEVYMQVISDLTDAKNLLPATNGFYAGSLTASAMLARVYLQQGDYASAVEEADRVIASGKYSLTSSYADAFPFPNETASAVANTTEDVFAMQVTTSSGVNNFNTFYSPLSRGDIQIEDAHLNLYEANDDRLNMFYSSGGSVYTGKFDNMYGNVHIIRLAEMYLIRAEGNFREGTTIGAAPVTDINTIRNRVNLESYDEADVTLDKILSERYLELAFEGFKLHDIKRLEGNVGLLPWNANALVFPIPSREIKVNTKLIQNDGYN; the protein is encoded by the coding sequence ATGAAATACGTTAAGAATATATATATACTTTTCGCTTTTACTACACTTACGCTCACATACTCCTGTAGTAAACAACTGGATAGAACGCCAACTGAAACTGTGTATTCAGATGAAGCCCTTACCAATTCCAATGCGGTGAAAAAGGCATTGGTGGGCGCTTATACCGATTTGGGCAGCACCTACTTTTATGGCGGCGGCGCTTTTCTATATCCCGATTTATTGGGGGCTACTACTGAAATCAACTGGTCGGGCACTTTTGGCGGAATGACGCAGATGGTGAATAAAGATTTGCCCACCAATAACTCGTATGTGGCCAATACCTGGCTGGCTGCTTATAAAGCCATTAATTCTGTCAATAATGTATTGGCAAATCTGGATAAGATCACAGACGCTGATGCCAATGCAAGTGTAGAGGGGCAGGCTAAGTTTATACGCGGATCGGCTTATTTCGACCTGGTGCGTATTTATGCCAAAGCATGGAATGATGGCAATCCTGACGAAAACTGGGGTGTTCCCCTGGTGTTAACACCCACCACGCTTATTACCGATTCCAGCAAAGTAGCCCGCAACACGGTTTTCGAAGTGTATATGCAGGTGATATCCGATTTAACCGATGCTAAAAATTTATTACCTGCTACTAATGGTTTTTATGCAGGTAGCCTTACAGCTTCTGCTATGCTGGCAAGAGTGTACCTGCAACAAGGTGACTATGCCAGTGCGGTTGAAGAAGCTGATAGAGTAATAGCCAGCGGTAAATACAGTCTTACTTCATCGTATGCTGATGCTTTTCCTTTTCCTAACGAAACCGCTTCTGCTGTAGCTAATACAACAGAAGATGTATTTGCCATGCAGGTAACCACCAGTTCTGGCGTAAACAACTTTAACACTTTTTACTCCCCACTAAGCCGCGGTGATATTCAGATAGAAGATGCGCATCTGAATTTGTATGAAGCGAACGATGACCGTTTAAATATGTTTTATTCATCGGGCGGTTCCGTGTATACAGGTAAGTTTGATAACATGTATGGCAATGTACACATCATACGGTTGGCCGAAATGTATTTGATACGGGCAGAAGGCAATTTCAGAGAAGGTACAACAATAGGAGCGGCGCCGGTTACCGACATTAATACCATTCGTAACAGGGTTAACCTCGAAAGCTATGATGAAGCAGATGTGACATTAGATAAAATACTTTCTGAGCGTTATCTGGAGCTGGCATTTGAAGGGTTTAAGCTACATGATATCAAGCGTTTGGAGGGGAATGTAGGTTTACTGCCGTGGAATGCTAATGCGCTGGTGTTTCCTATTCCGTCAAGAGAGATAAAAGTAAACACAAAGCTCATCCAAAATGATGGTTATAATTAA
- a CDS encoding SusC/RagA family TonB-linked outer membrane protein → MRKQFSSLMGLCALLLLTAFTASAQTKAIKGKITDVKDGAPISGATIHAKNSSASAISAADGSFSILVDAKTKQLQVLYVGYATQTITIGAQETINVALEPSGESLSEIVVVGYGTKAKRDVTGSVAKVASKDIANTPATSFESALQGRAAGVQVSQQNGKLGQGINIRIRGASSVTAGNEPLYVVDGIPITTDDMSSTSASTNALADINMNDIESIEILKDASAAAIYGSRGSNGVVIITTKKGKAGTSKVELGYFSGFQKPTHRREFMNATQYVEYFKQAGIGAAKQDYAAGYYNTLQDALDDYDSYVASRMTRYSAGTDDWETGKINTNWQDQVLRTAPMSQYDFSVTGGTDKTKIYFSGQYLDQKGILIANSYKRYGARLNIEHKVKDWLTTGINMSFARSLNYRVSNDNAFSTPLQIIALSPITPVIDPRTGLTSGALDLDADAPNTNYPVYYNPLLDVENAYYHTLVNRTIGNAFLNVNVLSGLTFRTELGMDQLNQTEDSYYGRLTARNTGAANGSGTYSTTQMININTNSYFAYNKTFNGVHAIDATFGMSYQNRNQVYSTASGEQFPGDAYKTLSGAASKTDASGGSTSNTLLSYFLRANYKFNNKYLLGVSGRIDGSSRFGTNNRYGFFPAVSAGWIMSDETFLKGANWINFLKLKASYGVTGNDNISDFASKGLYTGDAAYGGQPGQTTYQLANPSLKWETSTGADLGIEGSILKNRIGFEIEVYQRKTKDLILSVEVPGTSGFSSQYKNVGNLNNKGIEITLNTTNVITRDFKWTSTINFSANKNKVTNLGGQELGTSNVNRAREGQPLGVFVAKEFAGADPANGDALYVLNTVKSDGTRDKTLTNSYNAATEVVIGNPNPNFIYGFGNNFSYKGFDLDVLLQGVHGNKIYNGGGQYMSASGSNGFDNQTVDQLAAWKKEGDVTMVPEARLFYANGTDPSSRYISSGAYLRVKAVTLGFNVPKAALNKIGIERIRVYARAQNLFTITKYKGWDPEVNSDYQATNINQGVDFYSAPQAKTIVFGINIGL, encoded by the coding sequence ATGAGAAAACAGTTTTCAAGTCTGATGGGGCTTTGTGCATTGCTGTTGCTTACAGCTTTTACCGCTTCGGCCCAAACTAAAGCAATCAAAGGAAAAATTACGGATGTAAAAGATGGCGCCCCCATATCGGGAGCTACTATTCATGCCAAAAACAGCAGTGCTTCTGCTATTTCTGCTGCGGATGGTTCCTTTTCCATCCTGGTAGATGCCAAAACCAAACAATTGCAGGTGCTGTATGTGGGGTATGCAACACAAACTATTACTATTGGTGCACAGGAAACTATCAACGTGGCGCTGGAGCCATCCGGCGAATCGCTGAGCGAAATAGTGGTAGTAGGTTATGGTACTAAGGCTAAACGTGATGTTACGGGCTCTGTGGCTAAAGTAGCCAGTAAAGACATTGCCAACACGCCGGCCACCAGTTTTGAAAGCGCCTTACAGGGCCGCGCGGCAGGTGTGCAGGTAAGCCAGCAAAACGGTAAACTGGGCCAGGGCATTAATATTCGTATACGCGGCGCCAGCTCAGTAACAGCGGGTAACGAGCCGCTGTATGTAGTAGATGGTATTCCTATTACTACAGATGATATGTCCAGCACCAGCGCTTCTACCAATGCCCTTGCTGATATCAATATGAATGATATTGAGTCTATCGAAATATTAAAAGATGCATCGGCAGCTGCTATCTATGGTTCAAGAGGTTCAAATGGCGTGGTAATTATCACTACCAAAAAAGGAAAGGCAGGAACCTCCAAGGTGGAGCTGGGTTATTTCTCTGGTTTTCAAAAACCTACTCACCGCAGAGAGTTTATGAATGCCACACAATATGTGGAATACTTTAAGCAGGCGGGCATAGGTGCTGCTAAACAGGATTATGCAGCAGGTTATTACAACACGCTGCAGGATGCGCTGGATGATTATGACAGTTATGTAGCATCGCGCATGACACGTTACTCGGCAGGTACTGATGATTGGGAAACCGGTAAAATCAATACAAACTGGCAAGACCAGGTGCTTCGTACTGCACCTATGTCGCAATACGATTTTAGTGTTACAGGTGGCACAGACAAAACCAAGATCTATTTTTCAGGTCAGTATCTTGATCAGAAAGGCATCTTAATAGCCAACAGTTACAAGAGATACGGTGCCAGGCTGAATATTGAACACAAAGTAAAAGACTGGCTTACTACGGGTATTAATATGAGTTTTGCCCGTTCGTTAAACTACCGGGTATCTAACGATAATGCGTTTTCTACTCCTTTGCAGATTATCGCGTTATCTCCTATCACCCCGGTAATTGATCCGCGCACTGGGCTTACCAGTGGTGCGCTGGATTTAGATGCCGATGCGCCTAACACCAACTACCCGGTGTATTATAATCCTTTACTGGATGTAGAGAATGCTTACTATCATACACTGGTGAACAGAACCATTGGTAATGCCTTTTTAAATGTGAATGTATTAAGTGGGCTTACCTTTCGCACCGAGCTGGGTATGGATCAGTTAAACCAGACAGAAGACAGTTACTACGGACGCCTTACTGCCCGTAACACAGGCGCCGCTAATGGTTCTGGTACTTATTCCACCACACAAATGATCAATATTAACACCAACAGTTATTTCGCTTATAACAAAACCTTTAATGGAGTGCATGCCATAGATGCCACATTTGGTATGAGCTATCAGAACAGGAACCAGGTATATAGCACTGCTTCGGGCGAACAGTTTCCGGGCGATGCTTATAAAACATTGTCCGGCGCAGCTTCTAAAACAGATGCCAGCGGCGGTTCTACCAGCAACACTTTGTTATCTTATTTTCTACGCGCCAACTATAAGTTCAACAATAAATACCTGTTAGGCGTAAGTGGCAGAATTGATGGTTCGTCCCGTTTTGGAACCAATAACCGCTATGGCTTCTTTCCTGCCGTGTCGGCTGGTTGGATCATGAGCGACGAAACTTTCTTAAAAGGAGCCAACTGGATTAATTTCCTGAAACTGAAAGCCAGCTATGGTGTTACCGGAAATGATAATATCAGCGATTTTGCTTCTAAGGGTTTATACACAGGTGATGCGGCTTATGGTGGACAGCCTGGCCAAACTACCTACCAGTTGGCTAACCCCAGTTTAAAATGGGAAACATCTACAGGGGCCGATCTGGGGATAGAAGGTAGTATTCTGAAAAACCGCATTGGCTTTGAAATTGAGGTATACCAGCGCAAAACAAAAGACCTGATATTGAGTGTGGAAGTACCAGGTACTTCCGGTTTTTCCAGTCAGTATAAAAACGTAGGTAACTTAAACAACAAGGGTATTGAAATAACCCTGAACACTACCAATGTTATCACACGTGACTTTAAGTGGACCTCTACCATTAATTTCTCTGCCAATAAAAACAAGGTAACCAACCTGGGGGGGCAAGAGCTGGGTACATCTAATGTTAACCGTGCCAGGGAAGGCCAGCCCCTGGGTGTATTTGTAGCCAAAGAGTTTGCCGGAGCCGATCCCGCCAATGGAGATGCACTATATGTGTTAAATACAGTAAAAAGCGACGGTACACGTGATAAAACATTAACCAATAGTTACAACGCAGCTACCGAAGTGGTGATAGGTAACCCTAACCCCAATTTTATCTATGGTTTTGGTAACAACTTTAGTTACAAAGGCTTTGATCTGGATGTGTTACTACAGGGGGTGCATGGTAATAAAATATACAATGGAGGTGGCCAATATATGAGTGCCAGTGGCAGCAATGGTTTTGATAACCAAACAGTAGATCAGCTGGCTGCATGGAAAAAAGAAGGAGATGTGACTATGGTGCCCGAAGCCAGGTTGTTTTATGCCAATGGAACAGACCCATCGAGCAGATACATTTCTTCCGGCGCTTACCTGCGTGTAAAGGCAGTAACACTGGGTTTTAATGTGCCTAAAGCTGCGTTGAATAAAATAGGTATAGAAAGAATACGTGTGTATGCCCGTGCACAAAACCTGTTTACCATTACCAAATACAAAGGCTGGGATCCGGAAGTAAACTCCGATTATCAGGCTACAAACATTAACCAGGGAGTAGACTTTTATTCTGCACCACAGGCTAAAACAATTGTGTTTGGCATTAACATAGGCTTGTAA
- the ggt gene encoding gamma-glutamyltransferase: MRKLSCLFILFTWLFLPAYSQSKNKTTLTSIDAYHYQVKKESVYTKAAVACAHPLASEVGAYVMQKGGNAFDAAIATQLALAVVYPGAGNIGGGGFLIARKKDGKLLGLDYREQAPAKASRDMYLDGAGNAQTQLSQNGRLAAGVPGTVAGLFATLPYAKLSFTQLIQPAIQLAENGFVITEKEATNLNKSQEAFIQYNSVIPVFVKSVPWKAGDTLVQKELANTLKRIQANGAKGFYEGETADLIVAEMKKANGIITKEDLAAYTVKKRIPLEFDYRGYHIAGFPPPSSGGIILWQVMKMIESYPMSSYGFQSTQATQLMVEAERRAYADRAKHMGDPDFFKVPVDSLVSKYYIAQRMHTFTPGKATPSSNIPKSSFPESEETTHISIYDKEGNMVSITTTLNGSYGSKTVVGGAGFLLNNEMDDFSIKPGVPNMYGAVGGEANAIAPGKRMLSSMCPVLVTKNNKPYLVAGTPGGTTIPTSVFQTLVNMIDFTMTPADAVNKPKFHHQWLPDEVYIEKGFPETTKQEMIKMGYHFTDRAAIGRTEVICTQGNRISVAADIRGDDSVAGF, encoded by the coding sequence ATGAGAAAATTATCCTGCCTTTTTATCCTATTTACCTGGCTATTTCTCCCGGCATATTCTCAGTCTAAAAACAAAACCACCCTAACATCAATTGATGCCTATCACTACCAGGTGAAAAAAGAGAGTGTTTATACAAAAGCAGCCGTTGCCTGCGCTCACCCCCTTGCCAGTGAAGTGGGTGCTTATGTAATGCAAAAAGGTGGTAACGCGTTTGACGCAGCCATTGCTACCCAGCTGGCGCTGGCAGTAGTGTACCCTGGAGCAGGCAATATAGGCGGTGGTGGCTTTTTAATAGCCCGTAAAAAAGATGGCAAACTGCTGGGACTGGACTACCGTGAGCAAGCCCCTGCCAAAGCCAGCCGCGACATGTACCTGGATGGTGCAGGTAATGCGCAAACCCAACTATCGCAAAACGGGCGGCTGGCAGCCGGTGTACCAGGCACGGTGGCGGGTTTATTTGCCACTCTCCCTTATGCCAAACTATCCTTTACGCAACTGATACAACCTGCTATTCAACTGGCAGAAAACGGTTTCGTTATTACCGAAAAAGAAGCCACCAACTTAAATAAAAGCCAGGAAGCTTTTATACAATATAATAGTGTAATACCTGTTTTTGTAAAAAGTGTACCCTGGAAAGCCGGAGATACCCTGGTACAAAAAGAGCTGGCCAACACGCTAAAAAGGATACAAGCCAATGGCGCTAAAGGATTTTATGAAGGAGAAACAGCCGATTTGATAGTAGCAGAAATGAAAAAGGCCAACGGCATTATCACTAAAGAAGACCTGGCAGCTTATACAGTAAAAAAGCGCATTCCCCTGGAATTTGATTACCGGGGCTATCATATTGCAGGATTCCCCCCTCCCAGCAGTGGCGGTATTATTTTATGGCAGGTGATGAAAATGATAGAAAGTTATCCTATGAGCAGTTATGGTTTTCAAAGCACGCAGGCTACGCAGTTAATGGTGGAAGCAGAACGCAGGGCGTATGCAGATAGAGCTAAACACATGGGTGATCCTGATTTTTTTAAGGTACCGGTAGACTCCCTGGTAAGTAAGTATTACATCGCTCAACGTATGCACACTTTTACCCCCGGCAAAGCTACCCCCAGCAGCAATATTCCGAAAAGCAGTTTTCCGGAAAGCGAAGAAACCACCCACATCAGCATTTATGATAAGGAAGGCAACATGGTAAGTATTACCACTACTTTAAACGGCAGCTACGGCAGCAAAACGGTAGTAGGTGGTGCCGGCTTTTTACTGAATAATGAAATGGACGATTTTAGCATTAAACCAGGTGTGCCCAATATGTATGGCGCAGTGGGTGGAGAAGCCAATGCCATTGCACCCGGCAAGCGAATGTTAAGCAGTATGTGCCCGGTGCTGGTTACTAAAAATAATAAGCCTTACCTGGTAGCAGGAACACCGGGTGGCACTACCATTCCTACTTCCGTTTTTCAAACGCTGGTAAACATGATAGACTTTACAATGACACCAGCCGATGCGGTGAATAAACCTAAATTCCATCACCAATGGCTACCGGACGAAGTCTATATAGAAAAAGGATTTCCGGAAACCACTAAACAGGAAATGATAAAAATGGGTTATCACTTTACAGACAGGGCTGCTATAGGCAGAACTGAAGTAATTTGCACACAGGGTAACCGGATATCTGTTGCTGCTGATATCCGTGGCGATGATAGTGTAGCCGGTTTTTAA
- a CDS encoding DUF1572 family protein, whose amino-acid sequence MEATFLKDVIKRFKNYKELGDKTLAQLNDKDLFFRPSPASNSIALIIQHMYGNMMSRWTNFLTEDGEKHWRSRDKEFEEMTDSKADVIAFWNGGWECLITTLESLQPEDLDKTIYIRTEPLTAYDAILRQLAHYPYHVGQIITIARMLRDDNWQSLSIAKGESDAFNKNMGMQ is encoded by the coding sequence ATGGAAGCAACTTTTTTAAAGGACGTGATTAAACGGTTTAAGAACTACAAAGAGTTGGGCGATAAAACGCTGGCTCAACTGAATGATAAAGACCTGTTTTTTCGCCCCTCGCCTGCCAGCAATAGCATTGCTTTGATTATACAGCATATGTATGGCAATATGATGAGCCGCTGGACCAACTTTTTAACCGAAGATGGAGAAAAACACTGGCGCAGCCGGGATAAGGAATTTGAAGAAATGACCGACAGCAAAGCAGATGTTATTGCGTTCTGGAATGGAGGATGGGAATGCCTGATCACGACACTGGAATCGCTGCAGCCGGAAGATCTGGACAAAACCATTTACATACGCACAGAACCTTTAACGGCTTATGATGCTATATTAAGGCAACTGGCACACTACCCTTACCATGTAGGCCAGATTATCACTATTGCCCGCATGCTGAGAGATGATAACTGGCAAAGCCTGAGCATAGCCAAAGGCGAAAGTGATGCATTTAATAAAAACATGGGCATGCAATAA
- a CDS encoding aminotransferase class I/II-fold pyridoxal phosphate-dependent enzyme: MLQTTGTPTRTIYVNGREYLFFSGYAYLGMHQVPAFTELVKEGIDRYGLSFPSSRISNTRLDLFAQMEQLLSVITGKEDTVCMASGFSAGTLAGSLLTEPVLAAPGTHPAVYKLTPSGLPYAIWTQAVQAQHAAVSIVADAIDIFTPALHSFDFLHHHPWLTVLVDDSHGIGITGEHGEGVSSRLPAKVPAVITYSLSKAFNLIGGAISCSKEQAAQLRQQPAYTASTSLSPAFMYAFIQGQDLYAAQRNQLHKNIALFIELIQSLPGIHYHQQLPMFVLPDTVHEQQLLDRGIVISSFAYPNATGKKIQRVVINALHTEADLHNLAGVLQKILA, from the coding sequence ATGCTACAAACAACAGGTACACCCACACGCACTATATATGTCAATGGCAGGGAGTACCTGTTTTTTTCGGGCTATGCCTACCTTGGCATGCACCAGGTACCCGCTTTTACCGAGCTGGTAAAAGAAGGAATAGATAGATACGGGCTCAGCTTTCCTTCTTCCCGCATATCCAACACCAGGCTGGATTTATTTGCACAAATGGAGCAACTTTTATCTGTTATCACAGGTAAAGAAGATACTGTATGTATGGCTTCGGGTTTCAGTGCCGGTACACTGGCGGGGAGCCTGCTAACCGAACCGGTGCTGGCAGCCCCCGGCACACATCCTGCCGTGTACAAGCTTACCCCTTCCGGTTTGCCTTATGCTATCTGGACGCAAGCGGTACAGGCACAACATGCTGCGGTGTCTATAGTAGCAGATGCGATAGACATCTTTACTCCTGCATTACACAGTTTCGACTTTTTGCATCATCATCCCTGGTTAACCGTGCTGGTAGATGATTCGCATGGCATTGGCATTACAGGAGAACATGGTGAAGGAGTAAGCAGCCGTTTACCGGCAAAAGTGCCGGCTGTTATTACTTACAGTTTATCCAAAGCTTTTAATTTGATTGGTGGCGCTATCAGTTGCAGTAAAGAACAGGCCGCACAGTTAAGGCAGCAACCCGCCTACACTGCTTCTACTTCTTTATCACCTGCCTTTATGTATGCTTTCATACAGGGACAGGACTTGTATGCCGCGCAGCGAAATCAACTGCATAAAAACATAGCTTTGTTTATAGAGCTGATTCAATCACTGCCCGGCATTCATTATCACCAACAGCTACCCATGTTTGTGTTGCCCGATACGGTGCACGAACAACAGTTGTTGGATCGGGGCATTGTAATCTCTTCTTTCGCCTACCCCAATGCTACAGGTAAAAAAATACAAAGGGTTGTTATCAACGCCCTGCATACCGAAGCCGATTTGCACAACCTGGCAGGGGTACTGCAAAAAATACTGGCTTAA